In Pyrus communis chromosome 1, drPyrComm1.1, whole genome shotgun sequence, the following are encoded in one genomic region:
- the LOC137727875 gene encoding uncharacterized protein, which produces MSNLKKLGFTALEVFGRNNLKWVQDVKLYLTAKNLRPTIKEKTDNPVGKAEKAIVMIFIQRHIHDALQTEYLDENDPRALWVALADRFDHQKDIFLLEARQDCQYLLFQDFKYVIEYNYEVCRIRLLLKFCNETLTKEDLLENTYLTFSTSNIVLQQQYRAQKFTKFSDLISILLLAEKQKVRPIGATAVLEAHYSTNESPKHQMRCGRDGQKLSHQGQQSQGPSKGGNKAQKRLNLAPNAPNFKNKGKALETMDADM; this is translated from the coding sequence atgtcgaatttgaaaaAACTCGGCTTCACCGCTTTGGAGGTCTTTGGAAGGAAcaacctcaagtgggtccaagatgtgaagctctacctcactgcaaagaatttgCGTCCCACTATTAAAGAAAAGACGGACAACCCTGTTGGCAAAGCTGAAAAAGCCATCGTTATGATCTTCATCCAAAGACATATCCATGATGCTCTGCAAACTGAATATCTTGATGAGAATGATCCACGTGCACTATGGGTCGCTTTGgctgatcgttttgatcaccaaaaggatATATTCTTGCTTGAAGCAAGACAAGACTGCCAATATTTGCtattccaagactttaagtatgtgattgaatataattatgaagtttgtcgaatccgattacttctcaagttttgtaacgaaACTTTGACAAAAGAGGATCTCCTGGAGAATACCTATTTAACCTTCTCCACTTCTAATATTGtcttgcaacaacaatatagagctcagaagttcactaagttctcggatttgatctctattttacttctcgctgaaaagcagaaAGTTCGACCTATTGGGGCGACTGCTGTGCttgaagcacattatagcacaaaCGAAAGCCCAAAACACCAAATGAGGTGTGGTAGGGACGGCCAGAAGCTTTCCcaccaaggtcaacagagtcaaggcccatcaaagggaggaaacaaagcaCAAAAGCGCCTAAACCTCGCTCCCAATGCcccgaacttcaagaataaaggtAAAGCACTtgaaaccatggatgcggaTATGTGA